One genomic region from Actinocatenispora thailandica encodes:
- a CDS encoding questin oxidase family protein, whose protein sequence is MTATGYLDEAYDRLHRTGPEFGGDRDGNNGLANHGPMAAEVLVRRGHGAQLEPWLDRYLTRLIELPDAREEITRRNLPRAIGGGRGRLGDWTAYFGRQIAERPWAEVLREWWPTLLPGITAGATHGAIRVGHAVRALGEDSSAIAQQELAHGLAFWAARANPIPAATGPRGTLDPAEALAGIPHLADQSGLIAQRLGRLATLHGWPEAQAALRPAADPDDVPRLLDDLVHAATVRYLRRAHGSPILLVHTATAPNAVKNTLPALPRELWAPSLTAVWSAVAAVVAGYEPADPAPRAELPEPPRADDPVADLIDRAVDNGDEHVIKFTDTAVDVYERTGDPDALAAALRARELIRPEV, encoded by the coding sequence ATGACGGCGACCGGATACCTGGACGAGGCGTACGACCGGCTGCACCGCACCGGACCGGAGTTCGGCGGCGACCGGGACGGCAACAACGGCCTGGCGAACCACGGCCCGATGGCGGCGGAGGTACTCGTCCGGCGCGGCCACGGTGCGCAGCTGGAACCGTGGCTGGACCGCTACCTGACCCGGCTGATCGAGCTGCCCGACGCCCGCGAGGAGATCACCCGGCGAAACCTGCCGCGAGCGATCGGCGGCGGGCGCGGGCGGCTGGGGGACTGGACCGCCTACTTCGGCCGGCAGATCGCGGAACGTCCGTGGGCCGAGGTCCTGCGGGAATGGTGGCCGACGCTGCTGCCCGGCATCACCGCCGGCGCGACACACGGCGCGATCCGGGTCGGTCACGCCGTCCGCGCGCTCGGCGAGGACAGCAGCGCGATCGCCCAGCAGGAACTGGCACACGGCCTGGCCTTCTGGGCCGCCCGAGCGAACCCGATCCCGGCGGCGACCGGGCCGCGCGGCACGCTGGACCCGGCCGAAGCCCTGGCGGGCATCCCGCACCTGGCCGACCAGTCCGGGCTCATCGCCCAGCGGCTCGGCCGGCTGGCCACGCTGCACGGCTGGCCCGAGGCGCAGGCCGCCCTGCGGCCGGCCGCCGACCCCGACGACGTGCCGCGCCTGCTCGACGACCTGGTGCACGCCGCCACGGTGCGCTACCTGCGGCGCGCGCACGGCAGCCCGATCCTGCTCGTCCACACCGCCACCGCCCCGAACGCCGTCAAGAACACGCTGCCGGCGCTGCCCAGGGAGCTGTGGGCGCCGAGCCTGACCGCGGTGTGGTCGGCGGTCGCGGCGGTCGTCGCGGGCTACGAGCCCGCGGATCCGGCGCCGCGCGCCGAGCTGCCCGAGCCCCCGCGGGCCGACGACCCCGTCGCCGACCTGATCGACCGTGCCGTCGACAACGGCGACGAGCACGTCATCAAGTTCACCGACACCGCGGTGGACGTCTACGAACGGACCGGCGACCCGGACGCGCTGGCCGCGGCGCTGCGCGCCCGGGAGCTGATCAGGCCGGAAGTCTAG
- a CDS encoding ATP-binding cassette domain-containing protein, which yields MRDAIQAEGLVKRFGGKTALDGLNLSARDGTVLGLLGPNGAGKTTVVRILATLLRPDSGRVRVCGLDPVRDAAKLRRLIGLTGQYAAVDEDLTGAENLALVGRLLDLRRDAAKARAAELLDRFGLADDARRKVSTYSGGMRRRLDLAASLVGDPAVVYLDEPTTGLDPARRGDVWRMVRAMAADGVTVLLTTQYLDEADALADEISVVDHGRVVAAGTPAALKQRVGGQTLVVRPREVERADEVARIVGAITGQLPDTANGVVVAPTRGDEVLPEVVQRLGGAGIVVTELSLRLPSLDEVFLTLTGHGTGDKEVAA from the coding sequence ATGAGGGATGCGATACAGGCCGAGGGCCTGGTGAAACGGTTCGGCGGCAAGACGGCGCTGGACGGGCTTAACCTGTCGGCGCGGGACGGTACGGTGCTCGGCCTGCTCGGGCCGAACGGCGCCGGCAAGACGACGGTGGTGCGGATCCTGGCGACGCTGCTGCGCCCGGACTCCGGCCGGGTGCGCGTGTGCGGGCTGGACCCGGTACGCGACGCGGCGAAGCTCCGCCGGCTGATCGGGCTGACCGGGCAGTACGCCGCCGTTGACGAGGACCTGACCGGCGCCGAGAACCTGGCGCTGGTGGGTCGGCTGCTCGACCTGCGCCGGGACGCGGCCAAGGCGCGGGCGGCGGAGCTGCTGGACCGCTTCGGGCTGGCCGACGACGCGCGGCGCAAGGTGTCGACCTACTCCGGCGGCATGCGGCGCCGGCTCGACCTCGCCGCGAGCCTCGTCGGCGACCCGGCGGTGGTGTACCTGGACGAGCCGACCACCGGCCTCGACCCGGCCCGGCGCGGCGACGTCTGGCGGATGGTGCGCGCGATGGCCGCCGACGGGGTGACCGTGCTGCTGACCACGCAGTATCTGGACGAGGCCGACGCGCTGGCCGACGAGATCTCGGTGGTCGACCACGGCCGGGTCGTCGCGGCCGGCACGCCGGCGGCGCTGAAGCAGCGGGTCGGCGGCCAGACACTGGTGGTACGGCCCCGGGAAGTCGAACGCGCCGACGAGGTGGCGCGCATCGTCGGCGCGATCACCGGGCAGCTCCCGGACACCGCGAACGGCGTGGTCGTCGCGCCGACGCGGGGCGACGAGGTGCTGCCCGAGGTGGTGCAGCGGCTCGGCGGCGCGGGCATCGTCGTCACCGAGCTGTCGCTGCGGCTGCCGAGCCTCGACGAGGTCTTCCTGACCCTGACCGGGCACGGCACCGGCGATAAGGAGGTGGCGGCATGA
- a CDS encoding ABC transporter permease, which translates to MSDTLTAAADTGQTPLPVRRLGLVRHGFALAGRNITKIRRNPGSLGDAVFAPIIFLLMFVYLFGGAVAGSSHAYLQRVFPGVLVLTVIMAGLVTTGVNLNIDIKQGVFDRFRSLPIGRSVPLVGSVLGDLVRYLLSIAVLFACAYPMGFRVTTGVLPALAAVGLVVVFGFCLAWAYVLIGVVVRTTSVVQSVVVLGMFPLAFGTDMVAPRQTLPGWLQAWVSVNPVNHVVAAARGLLVGGPVAGAVTATLVWSAVLFVVFAPLAVLAYRRRT; encoded by the coding sequence ATGAGCGACACCCTGACGGCCGCGGCGGACACCGGGCAGACCCCGCTGCCGGTGCGCCGGCTCGGGCTCGTCCGGCACGGGTTCGCCCTGGCCGGACGCAACATCACCAAGATCCGGCGCAACCCGGGATCGCTGGGCGACGCGGTGTTCGCGCCGATCATCTTCCTGCTGATGTTCGTGTACCTGTTCGGTGGCGCGGTCGCCGGGTCGAGCCACGCGTACCTGCAACGGGTGTTCCCGGGCGTGCTGGTGCTGACGGTCATCATGGCGGGCCTGGTGACCACCGGGGTGAACCTGAACATCGACATCAAGCAGGGCGTGTTCGATCGGTTCCGCAGCTTGCCGATCGGCCGGTCCGTGCCGCTGGTCGGCTCGGTGCTCGGTGACCTGGTGCGCTACCTGCTGTCGATCGCCGTGCTGTTCGCCTGCGCGTACCCGATGGGTTTCCGGGTCACCACCGGCGTGCTGCCGGCGCTGGCCGCGGTCGGGCTGGTGGTCGTGTTCGGCTTCTGCCTGGCCTGGGCGTACGTGCTGATCGGGGTGGTGGTCAGGACGACCTCGGTGGTGCAGAGCGTCGTGGTGCTGGGGATGTTCCCGCTGGCGTTCGGCACGGACATGGTGGCGCCACGGCAGACGCTGCCCGGCTGGCTGCAGGCGTGGGTGTCGGTCAACCCGGTCAACCACGTGGTCGCCGCGGCACGCGGGCTGCTGGTCGGCGGGCCGGTCGCCGGTGCGGTGACCGCGACGCTGGTGTGGTCGGCGGTGCTGTTCGTGGTGTTCGCGCCGCTGGCCGTCCTGGCCTACCGGAGGCGGACATGA
- a CDS encoding erythromycin esterase family protein, which yields MSTSFADWVRQYAMRADTIDPDAPLDDLEPLRELIGDARVVGIGESAHHVAEFYRVRHRVNRFLVERCGFDTYVFEAPLTEADALDAWVAGAPGPRPKLPGMGLDRCDEFDAHMSWLRRYNADAPARRGRFAGAVPGSGGGMPLPELTAIAEYLRAADPDALPLAEQVLTAIGAPARGGDSPATDEPVPMRWLAGMSRDPARRDAVSAAIGRLLGRMETMRRPDPGYARALARLRCTWYLDQFHRDSAGLGLALGTTSLDAAMAEWVLHLLAADPSARVVLGLHNVHLRRTPIAHDGPSGLLPAGYHLARELGERYVAIALTGGGGTVAAGRMDPALPAGIEFVAQPAPPVPDDCMEAAFGGAGAPLTVADLRAARHAVGDTEAYRLMRMEHEFAGVPVFDAFDAIAYLPRTSCTDHVTGTR from the coding sequence ATGAGCACGTCGTTCGCCGACTGGGTGCGGCAGTACGCGATGCGCGCCGACACCATCGACCCGGATGCACCGCTGGACGACCTGGAACCGTTGCGCGAACTCATCGGCGACGCCCGCGTCGTCGGGATCGGGGAGAGCGCGCACCACGTGGCCGAGTTCTACCGGGTGCGGCACCGGGTCAACCGGTTCCTGGTCGAGCGGTGCGGCTTCGACACCTACGTGTTCGAGGCGCCGCTGACCGAGGCGGACGCGCTCGACGCGTGGGTGGCCGGCGCACCCGGGCCGCGGCCGAAGCTGCCCGGGATGGGGCTGGACCGGTGCGACGAGTTCGACGCGCACATGTCGTGGCTGCGCCGGTACAACGCGGACGCGCCGGCGCGACGGGGCCGGTTCGCCGGCGCGGTACCCGGGTCCGGCGGTGGGATGCCGCTGCCGGAGCTCACCGCGATCGCCGAGTACCTGCGCGCCGCCGACCCGGACGCGCTGCCGCTGGCCGAGCAGGTACTGACCGCGATCGGCGCTCCCGCTCGGGGTGGTGACTCGCCGGCGACCGACGAGCCGGTGCCGATGCGGTGGCTCGCCGGGATGTCGCGCGATCCGGCCCGGCGCGACGCGGTCAGCGCGGCGATCGGCCGGCTGCTCGGCCGGATGGAGACGATGCGCCGGCCCGACCCCGGGTACGCGCGTGCCCTGGCCCGGCTGCGCTGCACGTGGTACCTGGACCAGTTCCACCGCGACTCGGCGGGGCTGGGGCTGGCCCTGGGTACCACGTCGCTGGACGCGGCGATGGCCGAGTGGGTGCTGCACCTGCTGGCCGCCGACCCGTCCGCGCGGGTCGTGCTGGGGCTGCACAACGTGCACCTGCGGCGGACGCCGATCGCGCACGACGGCCCGTCCGGCCTGCTGCCCGCCGGGTACCACCTCGCACGCGAGCTGGGTGAGCGGTACGTGGCAATCGCGCTGACCGGCGGCGGCGGAACGGTCGCCGCGGGACGGATGGATCCGGCGCTGCCGGCCGGGATCGAGTTCGTCGCGCAGCCGGCCCCGCCGGTGCCCGACGACTGCATGGAGGCCGCGTTCGGTGGCGCCGGCGCACCGTTGACGGTGGCCGACCTGCGGGCCGCGCGGCACGCGGTCGGCGACACCGAGGCGTACCGGCTGATGCGGATGGAGCACGAGTTCGCCGGCGTACCGGTGTTCGACGCGTTCGACGCGATCGCCTACCTGCCCCGCACGAGCTGCACCGACCACGTCACCGGGACCCGCTGA
- a CDS encoding AfsR/SARP family transcriptional regulator, with product MDVGVLGPLAVQVDGGPLRIGGARLRRLLVRLAVDADRAVSVDEVADAVWPDRLPDDPAHALQSLVSRLRRLLPRDAPIRSGPGGYTLALAPEAVDAIRFERQARDGRRVLADGDPVRAASLLRGALRLWRGAPLADAANARYAVAAAARLAELRLAATEDLLTADLTATPDRADLVPRLTELVAEHPLRERGHELLILALTGQGRRAEALARYAATRRTLADQLGTEPGPPLQAAYRAALRDGPAVRYGQPAAGDQPTTARDERAAPGERPAPPDERPAPGERPAPPDERPAPGERPAPPDERPAPQNTYPGPRPASTEQSTAAGRRATPGADRPAAGDGPPAPDATPSGSLDATPAAPGGTGPRAHPAPSGSGVPPHRGRRGNLRVPLIALVGRDGALAEVGRRYTDTRLVTLTGPGGVGKTRLAVAYASGLGDATPVWLVEFGAMSDPAEVPHAVTAALGLRATRPGGARAVDRLVEVLSVDAALLVFDNCEHLIDAIAQLAEELLGRCPGLRILATSREPLRLVGEALCPVPPLGVPAAGATPDAVRDSPAARLFAARAGAVRPGFTLTDDTATAVAEICRRLDGLPLAIELAAARLGALSAAQVAARLGDRFALLTRGSRTALPRHRTLRAVVAWSWDLLTPDERDAAERLAVFPGPIGVPAAARVCGLSPDAVLDLLSGLADRSLLQPVPGAEPRFVMLETIRQYGLGRLAEAGRTAAARAAYSGHFRDLAERAAAPLRGPGQLPWLARLIDDEPDLAAAAQRAAADGDANTAIRLGAALGQFWTMRGDHAAATRRLATALTPTPSGPDRHPATASEPAATDADRARPVEVGSSAHPPAANGTAARVPGGPVRLGPPEAVRAAAVWYLFNAVLAGDRGPRPSTVDAAWAGPNDPDGALLGALLALHDDDAAAGAERVDRHRGHPDPWVRAMLLLVRSMLAGNTGDMAAMRRELAGAVAAFRVVGERWGLATALTYQGLTDGTLGSFDTAAAALTEAIALLDEIRGDTTLQRVSLAQAHLHTGDLARARREMTDVVAAGRSAAGYQVIAHILLGNLARHDGDRDEARRQYAAARADLDRSPGHEPLFGAMLHAGIAHLRLDEDRPDAARRHLATAYGLAGPLRDLPVTAMVGVAAARFAWRHDAADEAAVLLGAAHALRGAADAFNPDVAVLAERLAATLGAAGYAAAYERGRALDRTAATGAIAAAATGEPG from the coding sequence GTGGACGTCGGGGTGCTCGGGCCGCTCGCGGTGCAGGTCGATGGCGGCCCGCTCCGGATCGGCGGTGCGCGGCTGCGCCGGCTCCTGGTGCGGCTCGCCGTCGACGCCGACCGGGCGGTGTCGGTCGACGAGGTGGCCGACGCGGTGTGGCCGGACCGGCTGCCGGACGACCCGGCGCACGCGCTGCAGTCCCTGGTCTCGCGACTGCGGCGGCTCCTGCCCCGCGACGCCCCGATCCGGTCCGGACCCGGCGGTTACACGCTGGCGCTGGCGCCGGAGGCCGTCGACGCGATCCGGTTCGAACGCCAGGCCCGGGACGGTCGACGGGTACTGGCCGACGGCGACCCGGTGCGGGCGGCGAGCCTGCTGCGGGGCGCGTTGCGGCTCTGGCGCGGCGCGCCGCTGGCCGACGCCGCGAACGCGCGGTACGCGGTCGCCGCCGCCGCCCGGCTCGCCGAGCTGCGGCTCGCCGCGACCGAGGACCTGCTCACCGCCGATCTCACGGCCACCCCGGACCGGGCCGACCTGGTACCGCGGCTGACCGAGCTGGTCGCCGAGCATCCGTTGCGGGAACGCGGGCACGAACTGCTGATCCTGGCCCTGACCGGGCAGGGCCGCCGGGCGGAGGCGCTGGCCAGGTACGCGGCGACCAGGCGGACCCTCGCCGACCAGCTGGGCACCGAGCCAGGGCCGCCGTTGCAGGCGGCGTACCGGGCGGCACTGCGCGACGGGCCCGCAGTGCGGTACGGGCAACCGGCAGCAGGCGACCAGCCCACCACAGCACGCGACGAGCGCGCCGCGCCTGGCGAGCGGCCGGCACCGCCCGACGAGCGGCCCGCGCCTGGCGAGCGGCCGGCACCGCCCGACGAGCGGCCCGCGCCTGGCGAGCGGCCGGCACCGCCCGACGAGCGGCCCGCGCCGCAGAACACCTACCCGGGGCCGCGACCGGCGAGTACCGAGCAGTCGACCGCCGCCGGCCGGCGGGCGACGCCGGGTGCCGACCGACCCGCCGCCGGAGACGGTCCGCCGGCACCGGACGCGACGCCGTCCGGGTCGCTCGACGCCACACCGGCCGCACCCGGTGGGACCGGGCCCCGGGCACACCCCGCACCGTCCGGGTCCGGGGTGCCGCCGCACCGCGGGCGGCGAGGCAACCTGCGGGTGCCGCTGATCGCGCTGGTCGGGCGGGACGGCGCGCTGGCCGAGGTGGGCCGCCGGTACACCGACACCCGGCTCGTCACGCTGACCGGCCCCGGCGGGGTGGGCAAGACGCGCCTGGCGGTCGCGTACGCGAGCGGTCTCGGCGACGCGACGCCAGTGTGGCTGGTCGAGTTCGGCGCGATGTCCGACCCGGCCGAGGTGCCGCACGCGGTCACCGCCGCGCTGGGCCTGCGCGCCACGCGGCCGGGCGGCGCGCGGGCGGTGGACCGGCTCGTCGAGGTGCTGTCCGTGGACGCCGCGCTGCTGGTGTTCGACAACTGCGAGCACCTGATCGACGCGATCGCCCAGCTGGCCGAGGAGTTGCTGGGCCGCTGCCCGGGGCTGCGGATCCTCGCCACCAGCCGGGAGCCGCTACGACTTGTCGGCGAGGCGCTGTGCCCGGTGCCGCCGCTGGGCGTACCGGCCGCCGGTGCCACACCGGACGCGGTGCGTGACAGCCCGGCGGCACGGCTGTTCGCCGCCCGGGCCGGTGCGGTACGGCCGGGCTTCACGCTCACCGACGACACCGCCACCGCGGTCGCCGAGATCTGCCGGCGCCTGGACGGTCTACCGCTGGCGATCGAGCTGGCCGCCGCCCGGTTGGGCGCGCTGAGCGCGGCGCAGGTGGCGGCGCGGCTCGGCGACCGGTTCGCGCTGCTGACGCGTGGCAGCCGCACCGCGCTACCTCGGCACCGCACGCTGCGGGCGGTGGTCGCCTGGAGCTGGGACCTGCTGACCCCGGACGAGCGCGACGCGGCGGAACGGCTCGCCGTGTTCCCCGGCCCGATCGGCGTACCCGCCGCGGCTCGGGTCTGCGGCCTCTCCCCCGACGCCGTCCTCGACCTGCTGTCGGGGCTCGCGGACCGGTCGCTGCTGCAGCCGGTGCCCGGTGCCGAGCCGCGGTTCGTGATGCTGGAGACGATCCGTCAGTACGGGCTGGGCCGGCTCGCCGAGGCAGGCCGGACGGCGGCGGCGCGCGCCGCGTACTCCGGCCACTTCCGGGACCTGGCCGAGCGGGCCGCGGCGCCGCTGCGCGGGCCGGGGCAGTTGCCCTGGCTGGCCCGGCTGATCGACGACGAACCCGACCTCGCCGCCGCGGCGCAGCGGGCGGCGGCCGACGGCGACGCGAACACCGCGATACGGCTCGGCGCCGCGCTCGGCCAGTTCTGGACGATGCGCGGCGACCACGCCGCCGCGACACGCCGCCTGGCCACCGCCCTGACGCCGACCCCGTCCGGCCCCGACCGTCACCCGGCCACCGCGTCGGAGCCAGCCGCGACCGACGCGGACCGCGCGCGGCCGGTGGAGGTCGGCTCGTCCGCGCACCCGCCGGCCGCCAACGGTACCGCGGCCCGCGTGCCGGGAGGTCCGGTGCGGCTCGGCCCACCGGAAGCGGTGCGCGCTGCCGCGGTCTGGTACCTGTTCAACGCGGTGCTCGCGGGCGATCGCGGCCCGCGGCCGTCCACAGTGGACGCGGCGTGGGCCGGGCCGAACGACCCGGACGGCGCCCTGCTCGGTGCGCTGCTGGCGCTGCACGACGACGACGCCGCTGCCGGCGCCGAACGGGTGGACCGGCACCGGGGGCATCCCGACCCGTGGGTACGGGCGATGCTGCTGCTGGTGCGGTCCATGCTGGCCGGCAACACCGGCGACATGGCGGCGATGCGGCGCGAGCTGGCCGGCGCGGTCGCCGCCTTCCGCGTGGTCGGGGAACGCTGGGGTCTCGCCACCGCGCTGACGTACCAGGGGCTCACCGACGGCACGCTCGGGTCGTTCGACACGGCCGCGGCCGCGCTGACCGAGGCGATCGCGCTGCTGGACGAGATCCGTGGCGACACCACGCTGCAACGGGTCTCACTCGCGCAGGCGCACCTGCACACCGGTGATCTGGCCCGCGCCCGCCGCGAGATGACCGACGTGGTCGCGGCCGGACGGTCGGCCGCCGGGTACCAGGTGATCGCGCACATCCTGCTGGGCAACCTGGCCCGGCACGACGGCGACCGGGACGAGGCGCGTCGGCAGTACGCGGCGGCGCGCGCCGACCTCGACCGGTCGCCCGGGCACGAACCGTTGTTCGGCGCGATGCTGCATGCCGGCATCGCGCACCTGCGGCTGGACGAGGATCGTCCCGACGCGGCGCGGCGCCACCTGGCCACCGCGTACGGGCTGGCCGGGCCGCTGCGAGACCTGCCGGTCACCGCGATGGTGGGGGTGGCCGCCGCGCGGTTCGCGTGGCGTCACGACGCCGCGGACGAGGCGGCCGTCCTGCTCGGGGCGGCGCACGCGCTGCGCGGTGCGGCCGACGCGTTCAATCCGGACGTCGCGGTCCTCGCCGAACGGCTGGCCGCGACCCTGGGCGCGGCCGGGTATGCGGCGGCATACGAGCGCGGGCGCGCGCTGGACCGGACCGCGGCGACGGGCGCCATCGCCGCCGCGGCCACCGGCGAGCCGGGCTGA
- a CDS encoding helix-turn-helix domain-containing protein has translation MGQQLEDMFDDDNYPAYTMGQAAELVGVSQDFLRSLETRLLNPHRSEGGHRRYSRYQLRLAARTRALVDEGTAIDAACRIIVLEDQLAEAQRLNRQYQQDTDQPKPLSHGGSDDETGPRAGA, from the coding sequence ATGGGCCAACAGCTCGAAGACATGTTCGACGACGACAACTACCCCGCATACACCATGGGACAAGCGGCCGAGCTGGTCGGAGTCTCCCAGGACTTTCTGCGAAGCCTGGAAACGAGACTGCTCAACCCGCACCGGTCCGAGGGCGGGCACCGCCGCTACTCCCGCTACCAGCTCCGTCTCGCCGCCCGTACCCGCGCACTGGTCGACGAGGGCACCGCGATCGACGCCGCATGCCGGATCATCGTCCTGGAAGACCAACTCGCCGAAGCCCAACGCCTCAACCGCCAGTACCAGCAGGACACCGACCAGCCGAAACCGCTCAGTCACGGCGGGTCCGACGACGAAACCGGGCCACGTGCCGGGGCGTGA
- a CDS encoding Hsp20/alpha crystallin family protein, with amino-acid sequence MVRFDPFREIEQFANGWATEPAWRARWAAMDAFKSGDAYQVRLDLPGIDEDSLDVTAENNTLTVRARRDVDAPKGAEFVARERPVGTFTRQMVLGDGLDVEKVSADYRNGVLTVTIPVAEHAKPRRIPIARPAGGNRKVIESG; translated from the coding sequence ATGGTGCGGTTTGATCCGTTCCGGGAGATCGAGCAGTTCGCCAACGGCTGGGCCACCGAGCCGGCCTGGCGGGCCCGCTGGGCGGCGATGGACGCGTTCAAGTCCGGGGACGCCTACCAGGTGCGGCTGGATCTGCCCGGCATCGACGAGGACTCGTTGGACGTCACCGCGGAGAACAACACGTTGACAGTGCGGGCGCGGCGTGACGTCGACGCGCCGAAGGGTGCGGAGTTCGTGGCGCGCGAGCGTCCGGTGGGCACCTTCACCCGGCAGATGGTGCTGGGTGACGGGCTGGATGTGGAGAAGGTGTCGGCCGACTACCGCAACGGCGTGCTGACGGTGACGATCCCGGTCGCCGAGCACGCCAAGCCGCGGCGGATCCCGATCGCCCGCCCCGCCGGCGGTAACCGGAAGGTCATCGAGTCCGGCTGA
- a CDS encoding MerR family transcriptional regulator produces MFADSAPETPGFGAPDPQAPDSPAPGLDRSGLIGTRTPAFTIGTAAHLLGVSQAFLRQLGVNGLLDPQRSAGGHRRYSQHDLGLASQARVLVDEGLSMDAACRIVTLQVELAYARAEIAELHRQLDTTASSQNVATDPATTSSPDIVDR; encoded by the coding sequence GTGTTCGCAGACAGCGCACCCGAGACACCCGGGTTCGGGGCACCCGACCCGCAGGCACCCGACTCGCCGGCGCCCGGGCTCGATCGGTCCGGGTTGATCGGGACGCGAACGCCGGCGTTCACGATCGGGACCGCGGCGCACCTGTTGGGGGTCAGCCAGGCGTTCCTGCGTCAGCTGGGCGTCAACGGGCTCCTGGACCCGCAACGCTCGGCCGGCGGGCACCGCCGCTACAGCCAGCACGACCTGGGCCTGGCCAGCCAGGCCCGAGTGCTGGTCGACGAGGGCCTGTCGATGGACGCCGCGTGCCGCATCGTGACCCTGCAGGTCGAACTCGCCTACGCCCGGGCCGAGATCGCCGAACTGCACCGGCAACTGGACACCACCGCCAGCTCGCAGAACGTCGCTACCGATCCCGCCACCACTTCCAGCCCGGACATCGTCGACCGCTGA
- a CDS encoding class F sortase codes for MRAGELPKARHQVAPTRIDIGAIGVRARVVATGVDSHGDFSVPPSVDTVGWYRYGPDLTASTGSIVIGGHVDSATEGVGAFFHLTNLRPGNRIRLSTATTTRWFRVVARERIPKATIDLGRYFSPVGAPRLTLFTCGGSFDRAHRSYADNIVVTAVPAR; via the coding sequence GTGCGGGCTGGCGAGCTGCCGAAGGCACGTCATCAGGTAGCGCCGACCCGAATCGACATCGGCGCGATCGGCGTCAGGGCGCGGGTGGTGGCCACCGGTGTCGACTCGCACGGCGACTTCTCCGTGCCGCCCAGCGTCGACACGGTGGGCTGGTACAGATACGGGCCCGACCTGACTGCTTCAACGGGTTCCATCGTCATCGGCGGACACGTCGACAGCGCCACCGAGGGCGTCGGCGCCTTCTTCCACCTCACCAACCTTCGCCCAGGAAACCGGATCAGACTGTCGACAGCCACCACCACTCGCTGGTTCCGGGTCGTGGCACGAGAACGGATACCCAAGGCAACGATCGACCTGGGCAGGTACTTCAGCCCCGTTGGCGCTCCGCGCCTGACCCTGTTCACCTGCGGCGGCAGTTTCGACCGCGCTCATCGTTCGTACGCCGACAACATCGTCGTGACCGCCGTGCCCGCCCGGTGA